The genomic region AATATATTAGGTTTCTATAATGACCTTTTATGTCTTTTCTAAGCGTTTTAATCTTGATGCCTCACCTTTTGGATGATTAGAAATTAGAATATAGTGGAGAATATGGCCGACCAGAAAGAAGCCAAGGAAAAGCTCCTGCCTGAAAACGACGAATCCGTAGCCTGGACACTAGCAACCACGTTATACACGCTTTAACACATAATGTAAAATAGAATTGGTGTTGTCATAATTATACCCAAGTGGGCTCAGTACTACGCTGTCATTATTTGAATGGGTGATACCTTTCTCTTACATTCCAGATAAATACACAACCAAGAAAGACTAACACAGAGCCGCAACCTGTTCAGAGGGTTTCTTCTTTTCTTGGGTTTTCTTTCTTAAAGCATTATATGAATCCGTTCCTCACCAGTCATTCACTATCCAGATCAGATTTCTCCTTTGATTTTTAATCATGGTTCGTTTCAGTAACAGCATAGTCGGATTACTTAATCTTGTCACATTTGTGCTGTCGATCCCCATCTTGGGGGGAGGAATATGGCTGGCAACCAAGGCAGACACTGATTGTGAGAAGTTTCTTCAATGGCCGATGATTGCAACTGGGGGCTTTCTTCTGATCGTCTCTCTCGTCGGCTTTGTGGGTGCCTGTTGCAGAGTCACATGGCTGCTCTGGCTCTACTCGGCCGTAATGTTTCTTCTCATTCTGCTCTTGTTCTGCTTCACTGTCTTTGCCTTCGTCATCACCAACAAGGGCGCTGGACGGGTCGTTTCAGGAAGAGGGTACAAGGAATACCAGCTGGGAGACTACTCAAATTGGCTGCAGAACAGAGTGAATAAGAGCAGCAACTGGAACAAAATTAAAAGCTGCCTTCAGGACGCCAAAGTGTGTAAAAGCCTCGCTGATGATTCGGCCAACGAAGCTGCAGAGCAGTTCTACAAAAGGAATTTATCCCCAACTCAGGTAATTAACTTAAACTACTTCGTAAGTTAAAGCTCTGTTTCTGTTTAATTAAATGCTATTTTGTGACAAATTTTCCTTATTACTGTACCTTTCCCTGTGACTGTAGTACTTCTAGTTATATTGGCCATAACTTTTAGTACTCTTCCCCAAAAGTTCCCCAGTCTGGTATAATTTCATCTCACTGCTGTGggtggagatttttttttttagtgtTCAACTAATTTTAGCTTGTGTAAGTGCTTTTGGATAAAACTGTGTATATTTGAATTGATTATGTGGATTGCACTCCTCAATCTATCATAGAAAGAGGAATAATGTACGCAGTTTTAttgtggatggagattttttgtgCTTCTGAATAAAATTGTGTATATTTGAATTTATGTGGATTACACTCAGCAATCCATCATAGAAAGAGCAATAATGTACACAGTTTTATTGTGGGTGGAGATTTATTGTGCTTCTGGATAAAACTGTATATATTTGAATACACAGTTTTATTGTGGATGGAGATTTATTGTGCTTTTGAATAAAACTGGGTATATTTGATCAACAATCCATCATCAGAACAGTTTTATCTAGAAGCATGTATACATGCTATATGGAATCTGGAAAACTCTTCCCTCCTAACTTAACTTGTTATTCCAACATATTTAGAAGGTTTATCTACTTTTACATTGAAATTTTATAAATTAAAGTAtaattagttttagttttaattttaattttagttctagtttttttctttttcaacttgtAACATATTATATGGATTTAAAATTTAGCTATACGGTATaagttttttaatcttttttttaatAGTAATCAAAATTATATTCAttccaaaaattaaatttaaattttttgaatcaaattattatttttttttattgtttgtggAATATACATTAAGTATATGATATCTTATGaatcaaaatttcaagttaaaCTTATTCCACCATATTTAAGGGTTTTTATATGCTTTAACATGTAAATTTTATAAATTAAGGTATaattagttttagttttagtttgttttttctttagcTTATAACCTATTATATGAATATAAAATTTAGCTATACATAATAAATTTTTAAGGTGTGTTTAAATCATACTTTTTTGAATAGTAATCAAATTATTATCCATTGCAAGAACTAGATGTAACTTTTCTAATTCAAATTGTTTTAATGTGTTTCTTTGTTAGTAGAATATACAATAAGTATGTGATATCTTATGAAGCATTGGTCTTTTAAACTCTcacattattttatttcattttagtaATTTGAAAAGTTACTTCTTAAGTACAACTCTTTACTACAAAGATTCATTTTAGTAATTTGAAAAGTTACTTCTTAAGTACAACTCTTTACTACAAAGATTGTGAAATTTGATTACTTTCTTTTCACAGTCGGGTTGTTGCAAGCCACCAGCATCATGCAACTTTGTCTATGGTAATGCTACCTATTGGACTCCTTCAACAACCAGCTCTACAACTACAGATACAGATTGCAACAAATGGAGTAATGTTCAAGATCAATTGTGTTACAATTGTGACTCTTGCAAGGCTGGTGTGATAGCCAACTTGAAGCACGATTGGCACAAGATTGCTATTTTGAACATTGTAGTGCTAATTGCTCTAATTGTGGTTTATTCTATAGGTTGTTGTGCATTTAGAAATAATCTACGTGATGAGCGTAACAATTATAAATGATCCTTAAGCTGACTGAGCTAAGGTCATTCAATGTTGTAgtccatgtgattgatttttgtttttattagGAAACAAAATACTCCTAGCAAAAGGAAGCGCACTTTGTATATTGCTTCCATTCTTTCTTTGTATGGATTCTCTAATTAATGTGTGCAAATTTACTAGTACATATTCTTCTATATTGCTTTCATTCTTTCTTTGTATGGATTCTCTAATTTATGTGTGCAAATTTAGTAGTACATATTCTACCTTGTACTTATTTATGGTTTTTAATATCTAGAGATTCTTTAGATAGTTGAATTATAAGTATATTATTAgagattttttatatttaaaataattttatttataataaacataatgGCAAATTTTGTTTCTATGATAAACTACAAAACACTATTAAATTTTAATGTTTCAATTCAATGGTCTTATAGACATATTCTAAAAATCacctttaattatttttaaaaaatatcattGTTCCTAACATATAAGATAGAcaaatcaaattttaaatcttGATTGCTATCGTTATCTTTTAAGAGCTAAACCATCTAAAATACACCCAAAAATTACTCATCATTAATTCTTCAATACTAATATCCCATGATACCTAGATTTGAACCTAAGAACATTTAcatattatgaaaaatgatgtttgaaagAATTTAAATATGATATAATATCTTTATATTCCACTTAAATTAAAAGTATCTAAATAGTGAATTTCAACCATGTTGTTAATTATAAGATCAATAATATAAATTGTCTTGAGAATACATGGGACTTAAAATGGTAGTTGTTTAGGGTTAAAAAGTACATACCTCACAATAATTTAGAAATTCAAAATATATGATAATAAATAAAATGTAATTAGATCTTAATTAATTTAGAAGTTTTGATA from Cryptomeria japonica chromosome 3, Sugi_1.0, whole genome shotgun sequence harbors:
- the LOC131063895 gene encoding tetraspanin-8-like, which gives rise to MVRFSNSIVGLLNLVTFVLSIPILGGGIWLATKADTDCEKFLQWPMIATGGFLLIVSLVGFVGACCRVTWLLWLYSAVMFLLILLLFCFTVFAFVITNKGAGRVVSGRGYKEYQLGDYSNWLQNRVNKSSNWNKIKSCLQDAKVCKSLADDSANEAAEQFYKRNLSPTQSGCCKPPASCNFVYGNATYWTPSTTSSTTTDTDCNKWSNVQDQLCYNCDSCKAGVIANLKHDWHKIAILNIVVLIALIVVYSIGCCAFRNNLRDERNNYK